The Meles meles chromosome 6, mMelMel3.1 paternal haplotype, whole genome shotgun sequence genome has a window encoding:
- the INSYN1 gene encoding inhibitory synaptic factor 1 isoform X2 — protein MTADILSDSWEFCSFLDASTPSDSVDGPELTRPGAGPDYRLMNGGTPIPNGPRVETPDSSSEEAFGAGPAKGQLPQRTPGTRERVRFSDKVLYHALCCDDEEGDGEEAVAEEEVGLSPEPPRPEAHVGPLKPSPAPYKPRRSPLTGRRPGPTLAAEQTRRVTRNSSTQTVSDKSTQTLLPYTAAKQKAKGKN, from the coding sequence ATGACGGCAGACATCCTTTCAGACAGCTGGGAGTTCTGCTCCTTCCTGGACGCATCCACACCCTCAGACTCCGTGGACGGCCCTGAGCTGACCCGGCCCGGGGCTGGCCCTGACTACCGGCTCATGAATGGCGGCACGCCCATCCCCAATGGGCCTCGGGTGGAGACCCCGGACTCCTCCAGCGAGGAGGCCTTCGGTGCTGGCCCTGCGAAGGGCCAGCTGCCCCAGCGGACCCCGGGCACGCGCGAGAGGGTACGGTTCAGCGACAAAGTGCTCTACCATGCTCTGTGCTGTGACGACGAGGAAGGGGACGGCGAGGAGGCGGTGGCGGAGGAGGAGGTGGgcctgtccccagagccacccCGTCCAGAGGCCCATGTGGGCCCCCTCAAGCCCTCCCCCGCTCCCTATAAGCCAAGGCGCTCTCCATTGACTGGACGCCGCCCAGGCCCCACCTTGGCCGCCGAGCAGACCCGAAGGGTCACAAGGAACAGCAGCACCCAAACGGTGTCAGACAAGAGCACTCAGACGTTGCTGCCCTACACGGCTGCCAAACAGAAAGCCAAGGGGAAAAACtag